One Hordeum vulgare subsp. vulgare chromosome 4H, MorexV3_pseudomolecules_assembly, whole genome shotgun sequence DNA window includes the following coding sequences:
- the LOC123447572 gene encoding brain acid soluble protein 1-like, translated as MRSQLALSLLLLLFVASTSPLSLAHGDLDYGGGVKKPEAVSVAAATSKKPEVADGYTAGAEKKPEAVSASAEKKPEVVSVDAEKKPVSASGYAGVDKKLEGPTKAAGEKKSEVASKKKSKRKSEPSQPSTIEKKSKGASGYTGEEKKLKEKLDMAKNAGAEKKVKVPRKEEPKKPETSKPDVYTTPKKEEPKKKDEPKKVEVMPMRPKTYAKPKEEPVTAEPKKEEPKVPVADSADSYAAPKKTQPETPAAVTTDSVAAPKNAQLDTPAAPSTTQPNTAVASTTDAYAAPKTAQPETPAAETTDAYVAPKPKPYV; from the coding sequence ATGAGGTCCCAGCTCGCTCTATCGCTTCTGCTCTTGCTCTTTGTTGCCTCCACCAGCCCCCTATCATTGGCCCATGGTGATCTTGACTATGGCGGTGGAGTGAAGAAACCCGAAGCCGTCTCCGTCGCTGCCGCTACCAGCAAGAAACCCGAAGTTGCCGACGGATACACCGCTGGTGCTGAGAAGAAACCCGAAGCCGTCTCGGCCAGTGCCGAGAAGAAACCCGAAGTCGTCTCCGTCGATGCTGAGAAGAAACCAGTAAGCGCCTCTGGCTATGCCGGCGTGGATAAGAAACTCGAAGGTCCCACCAAGGCTGCTGGGGAGAAGAAATCCGAAGTTGCCTCTAAGAAGAAATCCAAAAGAAAGAGCGAGCCCTCCCAACCTTCTACCATCGAGAAGAAGTCAAAAGGTGCCTCTGGATACACCGGTGAGGAAAAGAAACTTAAAGAGAAATTGGACATGGCCAAGAATGCAGGGGCTGAGAAGAAAGTGAAGGTGCCTAGAAAGGAAGAGCCTAAGAAGCCAGAAACAAGCAAACCAGACGTCTACACAACACCAAAGAAGGAAGAGCCAAAGAAGAAGGACGAGCCCAAGAAGGTGGAGGTCATGCCCATGAGACCAAAAACCTATGCCAAGCCAAAGGAGGAGCCGGTGACCGCCGAACCAAAGAAGGAGGAACCAAAGGTACCCGTAGCCGATAGCGCCGATAGCTATGCCGCGCCAAAGAAGACCCAACCGGAGACACCGGCGGCTGTGACAACTGATAGCGTCGCCGCACCGAAGAATGCTCAGCTAGACACACCGGCGGCGCCAAGCACTACACAACCAAATACAGCGGTGGCGAGCACAACTGATGCTTATGCCGCGCCAAAGACTGCACAGCCAGAGACACCGGCAGCCGAAACAACCGATGCATATGTTGCGCCGAAACCGAAGCCGTATGTGTAA